CGGTGGGCAGCCGGGGGGCGGTGTCGGGCAGCAGCGCGTTGAGCGCGGCGGCCTCGGCCGCGACGAGCGCCGCGGTGCTGGCGATCACCCGTAGCGGGTCGACGCCCATGGTGGTCGCTCCGGTGAGGTGGTCACCGACGACCGGCAGCTTCGCCAGGTCGAGCGTGGCGGCGACCTCCACCCCGAAGACGTACGACTTCGTGGCGCTGCCGGTGCTCGGGGCGGCCAGCGCGAACAGCGCCCGGCGCAGGTCGAGCCGCACCCCCTCGGGTACGTGGCCGGCGGCCGACGCCGACAGCGCCCCCACCAGGGCGCGCAGTTCCGGCACCGGATCGGTGGTGGCGTGCGAGTACGACGCGGCCAGCCGGCGGGCCGTCGGGTCCTGAGCGAAGTGCACGTCGAGCCGGGGGTGGAAGGTTCCCCCGTCGACCGGTACGGCCAGCGCCAACGCGCCGGCGACGGACCGGGCGGCGGTGTCCACGGCGACGGTGAGCGCCACCTCGGTGTCGTCGACCGGGAACCGGGCCTGCCCGGTGACCGCCAGCCGTTTCGCTCCGGTGGAGACCGCCATCGCGAGGTTCTCCACGGTCGCCCCGGCCAGCGGGGCCGGCAGTGCGGGCCCGCCGAGGCGGCTCGCCAGGTCGTCGAAGAGCCCACCGATCGGGATCCGCTGGCCCGGCCCGGTCTCCCCGGCGAACTCCCACCCGCGCTGCGGCGACGGATCGTAGCCGGCCCGCACCCGGAGGCTTACCTGGTGCAGGTCGAACAGGGCCTCGGCCAGGAAGGTGGTCGAGGCCGACGTGTGGTCCAGGGCGAAGCTGACGGCCCGCAGCTCGACTCCGTCGGTGATCGCCCAGACGCCGTCGATCTCGATCATGCCGGTGAAGCTGGTGCCCTCGGTGCCGCTGCCCGGGAGGGCCACCTCGGCCATGAACGCGTCCACGGCGAGGTCGGGCAGGTGGGTCGGGTCACCTCCGGTGAAGTGTTCGTACACCTCCCGGATGCGCAGCGGTGGGTCGCCCTCGCGCAGGTGCCCGCCGAGCTGCCGGGTGCCCGGATCGGCGAAGAGCTCCAGCGTGCCCTCCTCGCCGATGCCGACCAGGCCGTTCACGGTGACGCCGAGGGCAGGGCTGCCGAACGGGTCGTTTACCCGGACGTTGACGTCGATCTGTTCCAGGGTCAGCAGGTCGGTGACGATCACCCAGTCGGCCTGCGTGTAGACGGTCGCGGTCACCCGGTCGACCGGGCGGGCCGTCCCGGGCGTCACGGTCAGGGCGACCTCGCCGAGGGTGATGCCGGCACCGGGATCGATGCCGAACGGGACGGTGAGACTGGACTGCCCGAGCAGGCCGGCGATGTCGGCCATGGTGACCGGGCCGAGCGGCCCGAAGTCCGCCGCGAGCCGGATCGACTGCCGCCACCCGCCGACCATGGCGCTGACCAGGACCGACCTGGTCCGGGTCGCACCGGCAGGACCGTCGGCCGTGCTGACGGGCAGCGCGCCGCCGACCCGGACGTACGCAACCACCTCCTGGTCGATGGTGGAGACGTTGAGTTGCGGCCGGCCGACCAGCTCGTACCGCAGGTCGGTGAGGGTGACCGGACCGAGGTCGAGTTGGTGTCCCCGATAGCCGGCCAGCTCCACCTCGGGCACCAGCGGGGTCGGCACGGGCAGGTCGGTGGGGGCGACCCGGCGCATGGTGAGCGTTCCGGTCACCGGGTGGGCGGTGCCGGGGAAGAGCAGGGTCAGCAGGCTCATCGCGGGGGTGATCCGCAGGTCACCGCTGAAGGCCATCGGCACGTCGGCCACGGCGGGCGCGGGGTCGGTCCCGTCGAGCAGGGTCGAGTCCAGGGTCAGGGTGGGGCCGTCGAAGCGCAGGTCGGCGAGGAGCCCGCCGCGCAGCGCCGGGAAGGCGTCGGCGAGGGACCAGCCCGGCCCGGCGGTGGCCGTGACGACGATTCCGGTGACCTCCTCGGCGACCAGCGTGAACCGGATCGTCACGGACATCGCGGCGAACGGTGCGGTGTCCCCGGTGCCGCTGACGACGGTGTCATCGCCCGGGACCGGCCGGGTGGCGGCGGTGAGCGTGATCCGGTGGGTGGGCAGGAAACGGCCGAGGTACCCGGCGACCCGTGCGGGGAGCGTGTCCACCGCAAGGTCGAACGTGCCGGCGTCGACGGCGGCCGTCAGTACGGCGAGGTCCCGGCGGTTCATCCTGGTGCCACCCAGGTGATGTCCAACGGCGACAGGGTGAGCGGCTGGGGCACGACCGATCCGGTGGAGTAGACCGGGGTCGTGATGTTCTCTGCCGACGACGGCGTGACGATTCCGTTGGGGTACGACCAGACGTCGTGTGCGGACGCTGCTTTGCCGTCTGTCACGAACTGGTTGTGGTACCGCTGCACCACGGCGCGGGACGGAAGCCCGTACCCCGGGTCACCGACCTTGCCGGAGCTGATCAGCGCGCGTTCGGTGGGCGCGACGAGCTGCACGAACTCCGGCGAGGAGGAGGTGTTGACGCTGCCGTGGTGGGCGACGTGGACGATGTTCACGTTCTTGAGCCGCTTCTTGTACTTCTTCGCCCAGATGCTCTTCGTCATGAGGTACTCCTCGGTCGACCAGGTGGCGTCCCCGCAGAGCAGCAGCTTCCTGCCGAAGACCTCGACCAGGGTGACCACACTGGCCCGGTTGTTGCCGTCGTTGGTGTCGTCGTCGGCGACGTACTTCTCCTCGACGCCACTGGCCAGGATGGTGATCGTGCAGTTGGGCTCGGTCAGGATCCGTAGCCCGCCCTCCGGATCGAGGCTGGGTGGACCGGCTCCGAGCGGGTGGGGCTGGTATTTGGTGTCGCTCGGGCCGCGGCGCTGCAGGGTGGTCGAGCCGTTGTCGTCGGTGTCCTTGTTGCAGGTCACCCACCACTCCGTGCCGGTCTGGCTCTGCTGGATCCATTTGCTGAGGGTGCTGCTGTACTTACTCAGCTCCCTGCTGTGATAGATCTCGCCGACGGTGACGTAGCCGTCGTGCAGCTTCATAACCTCCTTGAGCTTGTTGAAGTGGTCCTTGTCGCAGTGGGTGAGGATCAGGATGTCGATCTGCGGATAGTCGGCGCTGAGGAACCGGTCGCAGAAGAGGTTGTGGTAGGCGAAGAGCTTCAGGTAGGCGTCGGAGAGTCCGTCGTCGGTCCGGGAGGAGCCGCAGTCCACCAGGACGACCTTCCCGCCGGGGGTCTTGAGCACGATGCAGTCGCCCTGGCCCATGTTGACGAAGCGGGCGTAGAAGTTCCCGTCGTCGCGGGTGCCGGTCAGGCTGCCGTCGCCGCCCAGCGTCAGGCGCTGCTTCAGGTCCGTGACGTCCGCCGGCTCAACCTTGACCTTCTTGCTGGCGGTCGTTTCCTCGACGATCTTGCGCTTGCGTGCCATCGGAACGCGTCCTCCTCGTCGTTCAGCCCGGGAAGGCGATCCGCCAGCGGCCCTGGCTGACCCGCTCGCCCTTGCGTCGCCAGGTGAAGACGTGCCGCCGGTCGTTGTCGAAGGGACTGAAGTCGGCGGCGTAGGCGAACTCGTTCTGCAGCACGTTGAAGAGGTCGAACTCCAACTGCCCGGCGGCGAGCCGCACCAGCGCGCGCAGTTCGTGCGCGCCGATGGAGACCCCGTCCACGGTCAACGCCTGGAAGGTGCCCCGCGCGGCGCTCACGTCGATCAGCCCTTCGGAGCCCCCGTCCTTGAACGTGATGCCCTCGGGGCGGCCCTCGATGCGGTGCCAGAACTTGTGGGAGTGGTGGAAC
Above is a window of Micromonospora yangpuensis DNA encoding:
- a CDS encoding ComEC/Rec2 family competence protein, with amino-acid sequence MARKRKIVEETTASKKVKVEPADVTDLKQRLTLGGDGSLTGTRDDGNFYARFVNMGQGDCIVLKTPGGKVVLVDCGSSRTDDGLSDAYLKLFAYHNLFCDRFLSADYPQIDILILTHCDKDHFNKLKEVMKLHDGYVTVGEIYHSRELSKYSSTLSKWIQQSQTGTEWWVTCNKDTDDNGSTTLQRRGPSDTKYQPHPLGAGPPSLDPEGGLRILTEPNCTITILASGVEEKYVADDDTNDGNNRASVVTLVEVFGRKLLLCGDATWSTEEYLMTKSIWAKKYKKRLKNVNIVHVAHHGSVNTSSSPEFVQLVAPTERALISSGKVGDPGYGLPSRAVVQRYHNQFVTDGKAASAHDVWSYPNGIVTPSSAENITTPVYSTGSVVPQPLTLSPLDITWVAPG